A stretch of DNA from Besnoitia besnoiti strain Bb-Ger1 chromosome II, whole genome shotgun sequence:
taGTAAATACACAGCATGCTCTGAGTCACGGCCCCTCCCAGGTCTCCTCTTGTGTCGCCTGTGTGTGCCGTCTTTCGGGGTTTTTCCCGAAGCGCTGATCAGGCGTTCCACCTGCGTCCACTGCCACGCAACTGCACCGGAGAGACAACACCGAGTGAGACAGTCCCTGAGGCCCTTTCTTCACGTGACCAGGGGGACTGAGATATCTACAAGCGGCTATTCCTCTCGGAACGCCGGCTGCGTGCCAGTCTTCCCTGCGTAGTATGGCAAACACCGGCAGCGTCGGAAGTCCTTTACATGGGGGGGCTCttggcgccgtctccgctggagcacgcagcggcgcgaacAGTCCCTCGGCCGCGGGCGGGTCtcctggaggcggcgggggcaaTGGCGGAGGAACCAAGGGAGGAGGCCGAAGTGGTGCGGGCGCGAAGATTAGAAGAAGCATTCGCCTGGAGCTTAGTGAggagcagaggagagacatCAAGGAGGCATTTGACCTGTTCGACACAGATGGCACTGGCAGCATCGATGCGAAGGAATTGAAGGTTGCGCTACGAGCACTAGGGTTCGAACCCACAAAAGAGGAGATGAAGAAGCTTCTGAACGAGATCGAAAAGAAACGCCGCGGCCCAGACGTTGTCAAGATGATCTCGACAAACAACCCaggggccgccgcagcggccggtACGTGTGTTGTTCAGCACTAAGCGGCTGGCGGTATGTTGACGTCGGCTGACAGACGTGACTTTGGAACACGCCGATGAAGCTACTGCCCACCTGCGAAGGGCAGAAGACGTCGAACAGTACTTCTGTAGCAGCCTTTGACCATCGCTGCACGCGACAAATGTCTTATGCGTGTGCGTACG
This window harbors:
- a CDS encoding centrin family protein (encoded by transcript BESB_036020) produces the protein MANTGSVGSPLHGGALGAVSAGARSGANSPSAAGGSPGGGGGNGGGTKGGGRSGAGAKIRRSIRLELSEEQRRDIKEAFDLFDTDGTGSIDAKELKVALRALGFEPTKEEMKKLLNEIEKKRRGPDVVKMISTNNPGAAAAAATMPHTAATSLGQLDFNEFQEILTIKINEKPTRFRMLAGPSGVIGWKEMKKAAVELGEKLTDEELREMVNQASHSHNKGFVTEEDFLRILRA